The Idiomarina loihiensis L2TR genomic sequence TTGCAGCTGAAATAACTTTTTCAAAGAAAATTCAGCAGAAAATTGAAGCTGTACAAAACAATAAACTGGATGAGTGGCGCGGTAAAATAGACAGCCGCCAAATGGATCGCCAGCAAATGGTGAACCTTTATACTCAAGCCATAAGCTCATTACTTAGTGTTGTCGACGATGTCATTGCTGAGTCCTCAAATTCGCAAATTACGCGGGAACTCAGCACCTATTCTTTAATAGCAAATACAGCCGAAGCGGCAGGAAAAGAACGAGCGTCTGTCGCTGCTTATTTAGCCTCCGGACAAGCCAATACGAAAGAACTGGCTAAACTGCAAAGTTTGTCCGGACAACAGCATGCGCTATTGGATAACGCCTTCTATGCCGCGAATAAGTCGTTAAAACCGCTGATAGAAGAACTGATAAATTCGTCTCAGCTGGCTAAAGTAAAAGCCACACGCGAGCAGCTTCTGGAAAGCGATGTTTTTTCTCAACTGAGTGGTATGGAATGGTTCCAACTCAGTACTCAATATATCACCAGAATCAATAAAGCGAATCAGGCGGTGCTCGAAGTCGTTAGTGAATCCTCTATAGCAACAGCAAGCGAAACGTTAAGCCAGTTGTGGCTGTTAGTTATTCTGATTTCTGCTTTTATCCTGGCGATTGTAGTACTCACGTTCTTTATTCTGAAAGGAATATACAGCCAGGTAAGAGAGCTCCTCGAAGGCATAGACTTTGTAATGAAAAACAAAGATTTACGCCGGAAAGTTTCAAGTAAAACAACGGATGAACTGGGGAATATTGGTTCGGCTTTTAACCAGTTGCTGGAGAAGTTTAACGCTTCTTTGAATAAAATTGATCAAATGAGTGTTCAGCTTGCCACGGCAACCGAAGAAACAAGCTCTACTGCTTCGCAAAACTCGGAGCAAATAACCCGTCAGCAAAAACAAACCGAACAGGTCGCTACTGCCACTGAAGAAATGAGCGCTACCGCATCAGAAATTAGCGAGAATATTCAACGCGTTGTCGATGCTGCCGATAGTTCCATCAACAGCAAAAACAAAGGTGAAGCCGCTGTTCGCGAAAGTATCAACAGTGTCAGAGCCTTAGCTTCTGCGATAGGAAATGTAGGCGAAGTAATTAGTCAATTGCAGGAACGCAGCGTTAACATTAATCGCGTTATTGACGTTATTCAAAATGTCGCCGACCAGACTAATTTACTTGCGCTAAATGCTGCAATCGAAGCCGCTCGCGCAGGCGAACATGGTCGTGGTTTTTCAGTTGTGGCTGACGAGGTGCGAAAATTAGCAAGCCAGACTCATAATTCAACCAATGAAATTTCTGAAATGCTGACCGGTTTTCAGCAGCTATCAGATGCCGCCTATAAAGATGTGAATGAAAGTAAATCTATAGCCACAGCAACAGAGGAGCAAGCCAGAGAGCTAGAACAGGCTTTTGCAGTCATATCTGAGGACATAAATAGTATCTCCGAAATGTCGACTCAAATAGCGACCGCATCTGAAGAGCAAGTTGCTGTAGCAAAAGATATTGCCAACAATATGGAGTCAGTTAATGAAGCGTCGCTTCTTATTCTGACAGGCTCGCAGGAGATTAAGAGCGTAACCGAGGAACAGGCTAAATCGGCCAGAGAATTACAAGATTTAGCGATGGAGTTTAAAACCGCTTAATTGTTACCTCAATGACTATAAGGCCTGACTTTTTTATTGTCGGGCTTTCTGTTCTCAGGCCGCTCAGAAAAGAGTCTGCGGGTAATTTCTTGTTTAATTCAACGCGTGTGAAGTTAAGTAAAAAGTCTGGACTCTGACGCTAATTAATATCACCCTTGCTCTCTTAGTCTCAAAAAAACCACATCAGAAATTGGTTTTATAAAAAGCAAAAAGGTAACAATAATGAAAATCCGGCTTTCCATGCTTACTTTACTTTTAGGAACAGCATTATCTCATACCTCGATCGCTCAGGATCAAGTGATTAAACCAGCTCCCAGGGTTTCAACTCAGGCTCAGGCTGAGTTTTTTGCTGCTATAAACAAGCTTTGTGGTAATTCTTATGTAGGCGAGGTAACAGTCGATACGCCAACGTCAGAAGGGTTCGAAGGTGACTTAGTGATGCACGTTCGTAAGTGTGGTGAACAACGAATCGAAATCCCTTTTCATGTCGGAGACAACCACTCGCGCACCTGGATATTAACCCAAACAGGTTCCGGTATTAGCCTAAAACACGATCACCGTAAACCTGACGGCAACTATGATCCGTTAACTATGTATGGCGGACATACCACTGACAAGGGCTATGCAACTGCACAATCCTTTCCTGTAGATGCCTATTCTAAAGAGTTATTTATTGAACTTGGCGTCCCGCAATCAAATACAAACACCTGGCAAATGTACATTCACGACAATACCTTTACGTATCGTTTGGTTAGAGAAGGTCGCGAGTTTCGGGTGGACTTTGACTTAACGGAGCCGGTTGAAACACCAGCTACTCCATGGGGATACGCGGACTAAGGTTTGCCGAGTAAAACTAATTAATATCGCTCCAGTGCGTATTTTTATTACTTTTTTCTTCCTTTTCCATTAGCACCAGAGTGAGATAAATTTTGGTGGGCAGCGACAGAATAACGCCAACAGCATTCATCGCTGCCCCCAAAATATAGCCACGAAAATCAATATCATCGTTGCCAATAGTCACAGCCAGCACAACATGCCCTAACAAAATTAGGGTAATGCCGGTGATCATGGCAATTTTGAGTAACTTGACTTGCGTGGCTTTTTCCACTTAAAGAACGTCCCCCGGAATACACACCTGCCCTTCCATTAACACTCGGGCACTGCGACTCATAATGGCTTTAATGGCTGTCCATTGACCATTCACCTGTTTACATTCAGCGCCTACTTGCAAGGTACCTGAAGGATGGCCGAAATTCACCATAGTACGGTCTTTACCGCCCGCGGCTAAATTAACGGTTGTACCTGGAATAGCTGCAGCAGTGCCGATAGCAACAGCAGCAGTGCCCATCATGGCGTGATGCAATTTTCCCATCGACATCGCCCTTACCAGCAAGTCAATGTCGTTGGCCTTAATGACCTTGCCACTGGATGCGGTGTAGTCTTTTGGCGTTGCCACAAAAGCCACTTTAGGCGTGTGTTGCCGGTTAGCCGCCTCGCTAATGTCGTCAATCAAGCCCATCTTCACCGCACCATAGGCACGGATGGTTTCAAAGCGCTCCAGTGCTTCAGGACTGCCGTTAATGACTTCCTGCAACTCAGTACCGTCGTATCCAATTTCCTCCGCATTGAGGAAAATGGTCGGGATGCCCGCATTAATCATCGTAGCTTTTAATGTACCAATGCCAGGAACCTCTAAATCATCGATTAAGTTACCGGTCGGAAACATGGATTCGCCGTCGGCAGACGGGTCCATAAACTCCACCGGAACTTCAGCCGCCGGGAAGGTGACACCGTCCAGAATAAAGTCACCGGTTTCCTGCACTTCGCCATTAACCATAGGCACTTTATTGACAATGGTTTTGCCAATATTGGCTTGCCAGATGCGCACTTCGCACACACCGTTTTCAGGTAAACGCTCAGCATCGACAAGACCGTTAGCAATAGCAAATGGTCCTACTGCCGAAGATAAATTCCCGCAGTTTCCGCTCCAGTCGACAAAAGGCTTATCAATAGACACCTGACCGAACAGGTAGTCTACGTCATGGCCTGGTTGCTCACTTTTAGAGACGATAACCGTTTTGCTGGTACTCGAGGTCGCACCTCCCATACCGTCGGTATGCTTGGCATAAGGATCCGGGCTACCGATTACACGCATCAGCATGGCATCACGCACAGCACCCGGCTGTTGTGCCGGTTCGGGTAAGTCCTGCAAACGGAAAAATACGCCTTTCGAGGTCCCGCCACGCATATAGGTGGCGGGAATTTTAATTTGTGGTTTCTGCTTCATTATTAGAACTCCTTAGCTTGCTTCTGCTTCTAAAAAGTCCTGAGCAAAACGTTGCAGCACACCGCCGGCTTCATAAATTGACACTTCTTCTTTGGTGTCTAAGCGGCACTGTACCGGCACTTCTTCACTGTCACCATTGGCACGATGAATCACCAGCGTTAGCTTAGACCCGGCCTCAGGTGTACCTTTCACATCAAAGGTTTCAGTGCCGTCAATATTCAGCGTTTTACGTGTAGTGCCCTCTTCAAACTGCAGCGGTAATACGCCCATACCAATTAAGTTGGTACGGTGAATACGCTCAAAACCTTCGGCAACAATGACTTCAACACCCGCTAAGCGCACACCTTTTGCCGCCCAGTCGCGTGACGAGCCCTGACCGTAGTCTGCACCAGCGACAATAATCAGCGGCTGTTTGTTTTCCATATAGTGTTCAATGGCTTCCCACATGCGCACGGTTTTACCTTCCGGCTCAATGCGTGCCAGCGAGCCCTGAATGACTTTACCGTCTTCGCCTTTCACCATTTCATTAAACAGTTTCGGGTTAGCAAAGGTCGCGCGCTGCGCTGTTAAATGGTCGCCACGATGCGTTGCGTAAGAGTTAAAATCCTCTTCCGGCACACCCATTTTCGCCAGATACTCACCCGCCGCACTGTCAGCCATAATGGCGTTTGACGGTGACAAATGGTCGGTGGTGATGTTATCACCCAGCACGGCTAACGGGCGCATGCCCTTCATGGTACGTTCTGCAGCTAATGCGCCTTCCCAATATGGCGGACGACGAATATAAGTGGTTTGCGGGCGCCAGTCATATAGCGGATTGTTTTTCTCGCCGTAATCCACCGACAGGTCAAACATCGGGTCATACACCTTACGGAATTGCTCAGGCTTAACGCTCTGTTTCACAATGGCATCAATTTCTTCGTCGCTTGGCCAAATGTCTTTCAGCGTTACCGGATTACCGTCAGGGTCAATGCCCAATACGTCTTTCTCAATATCAAAACGAATGGTACCCGCTATGGCGTAGGCTACGACCAATGGTGGAGACGCCAAAAACGCCTGCTTAGCATATGGGTGAATGCGGCCATCAAAGTTACGGTTACCGGATAGTACCGCTGTGGAGAACAAGTCGCGGTCAATGATTTCCTGCTGTATCTTCGGATCTAAAGAACCACTCATGCCGTTACAGGTGGTACAGGCAAACGCCACCACGCCAAAGCCTAAATCTTCCAACTCAGGCAACAATTCAGCTTCTTCCAGATACATTTTGACCGTCTTAGATCCCGGTGCCAGCGATGATTTCACCCATGGCTTACGGGTTAACCCCAACTTGTTCGCGTTACGGGCAATAAGGCCAGCCGCAATCATATTGCGTGGGTTACTGGTATTAGTACAGCTGGTAATAGCCGCAATAATCACCGCTCCGTCAGGCATTTTGCCCTCTTCCGGGTTCTCAATGTGCTTCGCAACACCACGCTCCGACAGTTCCGATGCCGGTAGCAGCGAATGCGGGTTCGAAGGCCCGGCCAGGTTACGCTTAACTTTCGATAAATCGAACTTAAGTACTCGGCCATATTCGGCAGACTTTAAGCTGTCGGCCCACAATCCGGTTTCTTTGGCAAAATGCTCAACCAATTCTACCTGGTCATCGTCACGACCGGTCAGTTTCAGGTAATCAATAGTTTGATCATCAATATAGAACATGGCCGCAGTCGCGCCGTATTCCGGTGTCATATTAGAAATGGTTGCACGGTCGCCAACGGTTAAAGCTTCTGCACCTTCGCCGTAAAACTCCAGGTAGGCGCCAACGACACGCTCTTTACGCAAGAACTCGGTCATTTCCAACACTAAATCCGTGCTGGTAATACCCGGTTGCAGTTTACCGCTCAGCTCAACGCCAATAATGTCAGGCAAGCGCATATAAGATGCACGCCCCAGCATAACGCTTTCCGCTTCCAGGCCACCAACACCGACAGAGATAACACCTAAGGCATCAACCATTGGCGTATGGCTGTCAGTACCTACACAGGTATCGACAAAAGCGACATTGTCACGTACCTGAACTACCGGGGACATTTTCTCCAGGTTGATCTGGTGCATAATGCCGTTGCCGGGAGGAATGACATCAACGTTTTTAAAAGCCGTTTTGGTCCAGTTAATAAAGTGAAAACGGTCATCGTTACGACGGTCTTCAATAGCCCGGTTTTTTTCAAAAGCGTCTTTATCAAAACCTGCATGCTCAACGGCCAGTGAATGATCAACAATCAACTGGGTTGGTACCACAGGGTTCACTTTGGCGGGGTCCCCGCCTTTTTCAGCAATGGCGTCACGCAATCCGGCTAAATCCACTAAGGCTGTCTGACCTAAAATATCATGACAGACAACGCGTGCCGGGAACCATGGGAAATCGTGTTCTTTTTTGCGGTAAATCAACTGTTCTAACGATTGCGTCAGAATATCCGCCGGGCAGCGACGGACTAAGTTTTCAGCTAATACACGGGAAGTATAAGGCAGGCGCGCATAGGCACCCGGTTCAATCGCATCTACAGCGGCTTGAGTATCAAAGTACTCGAGCGTAGTACCAGCGAGTTTTTTACGGTATGAAGTCATGAGTTACCACTTATCGTCATGGTTAAACGAAAAAAGGAGCAGTAGATGACTGCTCCTGTACTATTTATCAGTCGAAGAACAGATTAACGCTCTTCTAAAGCCGGAACTTTACGCGGCTCGGGGCCTGTATAATCGGCACTTGGGCGGATAATACGGTTGTTTGCACGCTGCTCTTTCACATGAGCGGTCCAGCCGGTCACACGCGACATAACAAAGATTGGTG encodes the following:
- a CDS encoding methyl-accepting chemotaxis protein, with translation MRNKLLLLVLPPLFMMMFLAVTNLVSTYQRYSEAHHIELLTDLTVASAPVVGALQRERGLSALTMASGFSQNNVDNLQRQRDELDQFINQFLTKTQNIAAEITFSKKIQQKIEAVQNNKLDEWRGKIDSRQMDRQQMVNLYTQAISSLLSVVDDVIAESSNSQITRELSTYSLIANTAEAAGKERASVAAYLASGQANTKELAKLQSLSGQQHALLDNAFYAANKSLKPLIEELINSSQLAKVKATREQLLESDVFSQLSGMEWFQLSTQYITRINKANQAVLEVVSESSIATASETLSQLWLLVILISAFILAIVVLTFFILKGIYSQVRELLEGIDFVMKNKDLRRKVSSKTTDELGNIGSAFNQLLEKFNASLNKIDQMSVQLATATEETSSTASQNSEQITRQQKQTEQVATATEEMSATASEISENIQRVVDAADSSINSKNKGEAAVRESINSVRALASAIGNVGEVISQLQERSVNINRVIDVIQNVADQTNLLALNAAIEAARAGEHGRGFSVVADEVRKLASQTHNSTNEISEMLTGFQQLSDAAYKDVNESKSIATATEEQARELEQAFAVISEDINSISEMSTQIATASEEQVAVAKDIANNMESVNEASLLILTGSQEIKSVTEEQAKSARELQDLAMEFKTA
- the prpF gene encoding 2-methylaconitate cis-trans isomerase PrpF yields the protein MKQKPQIKIPATYMRGGTSKGVFFRLQDLPEPAQQPGAVRDAMLMRVIGSPDPYAKHTDGMGGATSSTSKTVIVSKSEQPGHDVDYLFGQVSIDKPFVDWSGNCGNLSSAVGPFAIANGLVDAERLPENGVCEVRIWQANIGKTIVNKVPMVNGEVQETGDFILDGVTFPAAEVPVEFMDPSADGESMFPTGNLIDDLEVPGIGTLKATMINAGIPTIFLNAEEIGYDGTELQEVINGSPEALERFETIRAYGAVKMGLIDDISEAANRQHTPKVAFVATPKDYTASSGKVIKANDIDLLVRAMSMGKLHHAMMGTAAVAIGTAAAIPGTTVNLAAGGKDRTMVNFGHPSGTLQVGAECKQVNGQWTAIKAIMSRSARVLMEGQVCIPGDVL
- the acnD gene encoding Fe/S-dependent 2-methylisocitrate dehydratase AcnD — translated: MTSYRKKLAGTTLEYFDTQAAVDAIEPGAYARLPYTSRVLAENLVRRCPADILTQSLEQLIYRKKEHDFPWFPARVVCHDILGQTALVDLAGLRDAIAEKGGDPAKVNPVVPTQLIVDHSLAVEHAGFDKDAFEKNRAIEDRRNDDRFHFINWTKTAFKNVDVIPPGNGIMHQINLEKMSPVVQVRDNVAFVDTCVGTDSHTPMVDALGVISVGVGGLEAESVMLGRASYMRLPDIIGVELSGKLQPGITSTDLVLEMTEFLRKERVVGAYLEFYGEGAEALTVGDRATISNMTPEYGATAAMFYIDDQTIDYLKLTGRDDDQVELVEHFAKETGLWADSLKSAEYGRVLKFDLSKVKRNLAGPSNPHSLLPASELSERGVAKHIENPEEGKMPDGAVIIAAITSCTNTSNPRNMIAAGLIARNANKLGLTRKPWVKSSLAPGSKTVKMYLEEAELLPELEDLGFGVVAFACTTCNGMSGSLDPKIQQEIIDRDLFSTAVLSGNRNFDGRIHPYAKQAFLASPPLVVAYAIAGTIRFDIEKDVLGIDPDGNPVTLKDIWPSDEEIDAIVKQSVKPEQFRKVYDPMFDLSVDYGEKNNPLYDWRPQTTYIRRPPYWEGALAAERTMKGMRPLAVLGDNITTDHLSPSNAIMADSAAGEYLAKMGVPEEDFNSYATHRGDHLTAQRATFANPKLFNEMVKGEDGKVIQGSLARIEPEGKTVRMWEAIEHYMENKQPLIIVAGADYGQGSSRDWAAKGVRLAGVEVIVAEGFERIHRTNLIGMGVLPLQFEEGTTRKTLNIDGTETFDVKGTPEAGSKLTLVIHRANGDSEEVPVQCRLDTKEEVSIYEAGGVLQRFAQDFLEAEAS